CGATTCTGGACTCATGGGCTGAGGCCCTGCCGAGATTTGCCCGGGTGATTCCGAAGGATTACAAACGGATGCTGGAGCAGATCCGCAAGGTGGAGCAGAACGGTTTGACCGGTGAAGCTGCACTGATGGCTGCTTTTGAAGCGAATATGCGTGAGCTTGCGCGTGTTGGCGGTTAATGTTCTACATTTCATAAGTGATATGCTTCGGCATTGACGGAGCGCATGATCAATTCAAGAGGCCACCTCTTTCCCTTATGGAAAGAGGTGGCCTCTTATGTTTTTCTTACAGGAAATTATGGTCTCGTCTGATGGTGATAAAGTATGCATAGAATTGTGGAGGATTAATGCTCCTTCATTTATCCACAGGATGCTGGCGCGAGGGTGGGCGGGCCAAGTGTATGTGAAAAACAGCACACATAGTACTCGCACGCAGGCGCATGTTCCGAATGTATGCGAAAAACAGCATACATTGTGCTATCCCGTTCACCCGTTAGGTTGATTTTGTGCCAAGCCGTTTCCACTGGCTTTCACTGCATTTCTTTCCTAATTTCAGGGAAAAGGGAAGGTGTGGTAAAATATATAAATGGTTGAAACGGGTTTTGGATATAACAATAAAGTGTAAGTAACGGAGGGGAAGTTTGGAACTGGAGGAGCGGTAGCGTCCGCCTTTAGGTTTGGATTTCTACCGCTATGAGCGGTGTAATGAGGAAATCCAAACCTAACAGCGGCCGGAGGTCCAAACATTCTCCGCAGTTACGATGGAAACTTTAATATTTATTTATGCCCGTTTCACACCAAACCGACGAAAGGAAGTGAAGTTATGCCGAATACGGCAGAAGTGGTAAAGCCAGTAGCCAGCCTGATGGGGGTCACCAAAAAGATCGGCTCCAAAACGCTGATCAGCGACTTGACACTCGACATTCCACCCGGGCAAATCTTCGGATTCCTCGGGCCGAACGGAGCCGGTAAAACCACTACCATCCGTATGATGGTAGGACTTATCTCCATTAGCCGCGGTGATATCTTAATCTGCGGACGAAGCATCAAAGACCATTTTGAAGAGGCCATAGCCAATGTGGGGGCCATCGTAGAGAATCCCGAAATGTACAAGTTCCTTACCGGATACCAGAATCTTCGCCAGTACGCCCGCATGGTGCCCGGTGTGACCAAAGAGCGCATCAATGAAGTAGTGGAGCTGGTTGGCCTCAGTCAGCGGATCAATGACCGGGTCAAGACCTATTCCTTAGGGATGCGCCAGAGGCTGGGGGTGGCCCAGGCTCTGTTGCACCGGCCGAAGCTGCTGATTCTGGATGAGCCGACTAACGGACTGGACCCGCAGGGGATCCGTGAGCTGCGTGACTATCTGCGCAAGCTGTGCCAGACTGAGGGGACAACCGTGTTTGTCTCCAGTCACCTGTTGTCGGAGATGGAGCTGATGTGTGATAGTGTGGCGATTATCCAGAACGGCCGCCTGATCGATGTGAAGCAGCTTAAGACTGTTGGGGATGCAGCGGTACCGGTGAGCCAGACGTTCTTCGAGGTGGATAACCCTGAGGCTGCACTGGCGCAGATCGGCCAAGGCGTGATCATGGAAGGCGGAATAGCTGTAGATGCGGTGCGGGAGGAGATTGCCGAGCTGAATGCCAAGCTGGTAGCTGCCGGGATTAAGGTCTACAGCATCAAATCGATGTCCCGTTCGCTCGAAGATCAATTCTTGGAAATTACAGGAGGTGAAGGCATTGGGTGAGTTCGCTTCTCTCATACATAATGAGAATATCAAAATATTCAGACGTCTGCGGACATGGATTATGCTGGTTCTTCTGGCGCTGATGAGCGCGCTGTTTCCGGCGCTGGTTCACTTCACCACGAATGGCAGCGATGTAGTCGGGTTATGGGACAGTTTCCGGACTACCGTAGCCATCGCTTTTTTCCTGAATACCATCTTCACAGCTTTAGTGGCTGCCGACTCCGTGGCGGGCGAATTCACCTGGGGAACGATTAAGCTGCTGCTGATCCGCCCTTGGAGCCGCTCCAAGATTCTGCTCTCGAAATATATTTCGCTGGTTATCTTCAGCCTTGTCAGCACGGGAGTGCTAATCTTATTCGGCTATGGCTCCGCCTTCATTTTCTCTTCCGGGGCTGCAGGCATTACGGGGGACATGGTGATGGGCTGGGGGCAAGGAGAATATGTCTTCATGCTGATTCTGTGCAGCTACATTGAGCTGTTCCTGACAGCAGCCATTGCCTTCATGATCTCCAGCGTATTCCGTTCCAGCGGCCTGGCGATTGTGCTGTCGCTGTCGATCATGTTTACCAAGGATATCTTTATTGCCATATTCAACCCCGACCGCTATGAGTGGGCGAACTATCTGATTTTTGCCCATATGAATCTTAGCAATTATCTGGTGTCGGATACCGGTCCCGGAGGAGCAACGCTAGGGTTTGCGATTGCCGTTCTGGCTGTGTATTATGTTGTATTCATGGCGGTATCCTGGATTGTGTTCCGTAAAAGGGATGTGGCAGCGTAAAGAGCAAGAAGGAGCTTGCCAGTTTAGGTGTACAGGCTGAGAGCTTACGGCTCATGCGCCCTCCAGCTTACTCTGCTTGCTCTCTCTGCGCTTGGCTGCAGTCTTCTTGGCAGTGACCGTATGCAGCCCGCCCGCTGTCTCAGGGGCGGGCTGTTCGGTCATGGCCACAGCCCCGTTCAGCAGGCTGCCTTCCGTAATGCTCAAGGAACCGGCGGCAATATTGCCGTGCAGCTGTCCCGTTCCGGTCAGAATGAGCTTCCGCTGGGCGGTTACGTCTCCATAGACCTTGCCGGCGATAATGATCTCCTGCGCCTCAATGCTGGAGTGGACGGTGCCCTGTTCACCAACCGTCACAGTACCCTCACATAGAATCTCCCCGCTGAAATTCCCTTCAATCCGCAGGTTCGTATCGCAATGCACTTTCCCCTCAAGCGTGCCGCCATGTCCGATCAGCGAGTCGGTTGACCTCAGCGAAGCACCCGGTTGACGTCTGTTCCACATTCCCGCATTCCTCCTTATATTCTTGAACCTATAAAGGCTTAACATAATTGAGCGGATTCACCGGCTTGTTCTGCTTCACGACCTGAAAATGCAGATGGGGGCCCGTGCTGCGCCCGGTGCTGCCCAGCATGCCGATCTGCTCCCCTTTGCCGACCCGTTCACCGGGGGTGACCGTCATCTGGTTCAAATGCATGTACCAGGTCTCCAGTCCATTGTCATGCTTGATTATGATGTATTTGCCCCGGGCTCCCATTTGTTCTGCCGAGGTAACCACACCGCCCAGCGCCGCGTATACTGCATCTCCGATATTTCCTGCAATATCAATCCCTGAATGATAAGCAGAGACGCCCTTAAAAGGATCGGAGCGGTAACCGAAGCTGGAGGTGATGACCTTCGAGCCGGTAGGCCACATCACAGCCCGCGCCAGCCGGGCTTGCTTCTCCTGGGCTTGTTTTGCTTGAACATCCGCTCTCGTCTTGTGTGCCTTTTCGGCCTGGGTAATCGTGCTGGAGATACTGCCAATCATCTCATCCATGATGCTGTGGATCTCCTCGAAGTCGTCCTTTGTCTCCTCAACCAGCCGCTGCGGATCATTCTCGTAGACGGCGACATATTCACCGCCGACCTGCGGATTCACCGTCCGGCGCAGTGCGGTGGCAGCAGCCTGGAACCGGAAGTTAATGGCAGGGGATACGGCGGCAGGCGGCGATACGGCAGGAGGGACGGCTTCCAGCTGCTCCCGGATGAACGGGCCGGCGCTTAACCGGCTGACTTTGCCATGGGTTCCAGCGGCAGCAGCGCCGGTATCCGGCAAGCCCGCCACAAGCAGCTGCCTGCCGTTGCCGGAAGCTGCTGAGGTTGACGTATCCGCGCTGTAGGTCTTGGCGCCAGCATTTTCAGTGCGGATAGCCGCACTAGAACCGCTACCGGCAGCAGAAGAGGTGGTTTCTTTGTTGATCAGTGATTGCAGCTGCTCTTCCAGCTCAGTCACACTCTTCAGCTTGTCTTTAATGCTCTCCGCTTCCTCCGAGAGCTCGCTTACCTGGCCGCGCAGCTGCTGTAGCGCCTGATCCTTATCAGCAACCTTCAGCTCCATGCGGATATTGGTCAGTGATAAGGCGGCCGCTTCGGCCTCCAGCTCTGCGATGGACCGGGAAGCATGGATATGCATGGAGGTGACCAGACTGGAGAGGGACAGCGCGGCTGCGGCAGGCAGCGCCAGAGCGAAGGGCTTCGACATCTGCAGCTGCTTCACAGGCCGTCCGGCCTCACGCATAACGAGCAGCGTAATCTTTTCCTGACTTGGCTGACTCTTCATAACGTCTCCTTACTGCGGCCATGGAAGCCGCTGGGTATGAACTGACTGATATCATCTGTCGGGGTGCAGGGGGCTTATCCGATTCGTCCTACTACTCTATGTATTCCATAACTAAGGTGAACATGACAACGGTTTACTTGAATAAAGAAGGAGAGTTAAGGCAAAACCTGTAGTAAGCGCAGGCTTCTGCCGCGGCAGATTCCTCATGAAAGTTAGCAAGCGCCGTCTATGCCCGCAGAGATAGTAATAGTTCTTACAGTTGATCAGGAGGCCCGGAATGAGGATATTTGCCGTTATCTTATGTCTTTTTATTGTGCAGCTTGCTATTATTACCGCTTCCGAATTTCGCCGTCCGCAGCGGGCACTTGCCTGGATATGTATCACCTTCTGCTGCCCGCCGCTGGGCCTGCTGTTCTACTATTTCCTGGGCCGTGATTACTGGCAGAGCCGCAAGCTTGGCAACCGGTGCGTCTCCCTGCTGCGGGAAATCCGCATTCACGTTGCCGGTAAGATTCATAGGGTCAAACAGGTGGAAGACACCGGAAACCCCGGCTTTGAGCACCGCTCTGAGCTGCTGCACCTGTTCTCGGGGCTGGCGGACAATCCGGTTACAAGCCATAACCGGTGTGAGGTGCTCTCCGGCGCGCAGGAAGCGTATAAGTCCATGCTGGAGGCGATGGAGCGTGCGCAGGAGCATATCCACATGGAATTTTATATTTTCCGGGATGACGGGATCGGCAAGCAGTTTCAGGAGCTGATGATCCGCAAGGTACGCCAGGGGGTGAGGGTGCGCCTGCTGTGCGATGGACTGGGAAGCCATAAACTAAGCCGGGGCTTTGTGAATACACTGAAGAACGCGGGGGTGCAGGTCTATTTTTTTCTGCCTCCGCTGACTGCACTGCCGGACCGCCGGTTCAACTACCGCAATCACCGGAAGATCCTGGTGGTGGACGGACTAACCGGATTCACCGGAGGCATGAACATAGGCGATGATTACCTGGGCAAGAATCCGAAAATGGGCTACTGGCGGGATACGCACCTGCGGCTGGAAGGGGATGCCGTCTATCATCTGCAGTATGTGTTTCTCAAGGACTGGCGGCTGGCGGCCGGTGATATTATCAGCCATCCGCGCTTCTTCCCGGATCATGACTGTAGCGGAAGGGATGCCGTGCAGATTGTCGCCAGCGGCCCGGATGCGGCGATAGATGCCACCCAGGAGATGTATTTCGCTTCTATTTGTGCTGCAAGGCAGCGGATCTGGATGACCTCGCCGTATTTCATCCCTGACCCTGCGATAAGCAGGGCGCTGAAGAATGCGGTCCTTAGCGGAGTGGACGTAAGGATCATTATCCCGGCGAAGCCGGATAACAAGCTGGTCTATTATGCCACGTTGTCGTATCTGGAGAATCTGCAGGACGCCGGCGTGAAATTTTACCGCTATACCACAGGGTTCATGCATGCCAAGGTAATGATTATTGACAGCCTGCTGGCCACCGTCGGCAGTGCCAATCTGGACATGCGCAGCTTCTATTCCAACTTCGAGCTGACAGCGGTGCTGCTCCGTCCGGAGATTATTACAGAGCTGGCTGAGGACTTCAGCAGAGACCTGAAGCACAGTGAATTCATTGATCCGAAAAAGTTCCGGGAGCGCAGCCGTAATGTCAAACGCATAGAAAGTCTGTGTCAGCTCTTATCTCCGCTATTATGAGAGAAAAGATGGCGGAATCATCGTTTATCGAAGGTTATATCAATTTACATGCGTTATTTGAGGTTCCTTTATGATATAATGGAAATATAAGAAGAACAGGGGAGAAAGCACGATTGTACGTTCGCTTTCGTAAGCTTCTTAGATATACTATTTATAGGGGGAGTTCTATGACTGTAAGCCAACATATCTTTACGAGTGAAGAACAGAAGAAGCCGCAGAAGTCTGGAGTGTTCAAGACGGCAAGACTGGCCCAGCGGATTGTGATGATTGTCATCGGAGCGGCCATGATGTCTGTTGCCCTTGAAATTTTTCTTGTTCCCAATAAGTTGATTGATGGCGGAATCACCGGTATTTCCATTATGTTGTCCCATATTTTTAATATACCGCTCGGTATTTTGTTAACCCTGCTTAACCTGCCGTTTCTGGTCATCGGTTATAAGCAGATTGGCAAGACGTTTGCCTTATCTACTCTATTCGCTGTAGTTCTGATGTCCATTGGAACCCAACTGCTCCATCCTGTGAATCCTATTACGGTTGAGCCGCTGCTGGCAGCAGTATTCGGAGGGGTAATCCTAGGAGTGGGGGTTGGACTCGTTGTCCGTTATGGCGGATCGCTTGACGGAACTGAGATTGTAGCCATTCTTGTGTCCAAGAAGCTTCCGTTCTCTGTAGGGGAAGTCGTCATGTTCTTCAACCTGTTT
This genomic interval from Paenibacillus sp. FSL H8-0332 contains the following:
- a CDS encoding ABC transporter ATP-binding protein codes for the protein MPNTAEVVKPVASLMGVTKKIGSKTLISDLTLDIPPGQIFGFLGPNGAGKTTTIRMMVGLISISRGDILICGRSIKDHFEEAIANVGAIVENPEMYKFLTGYQNLRQYARMVPGVTKERINEVVELVGLSQRINDRVKTYSLGMRQRLGVAQALLHRPKLLILDEPTNGLDPQGIRELRDYLRKLCQTEGTTVFVSSHLLSEMELMCDSVAIIQNGRLIDVKQLKTVGDAAVPVSQTFFEVDNPEAALAQIGQGVIMEGGIAVDAVREEIAELNAKLVAAGIKVYSIKSMSRSLEDQFLEITGGEGIG
- a CDS encoding DUF2705 family protein, with translation MGEFASLIHNENIKIFRRLRTWIMLVLLALMSALFPALVHFTTNGSDVVGLWDSFRTTVAIAFFLNTIFTALVAADSVAGEFTWGTIKLLLIRPWSRSKILLSKYISLVIFSLVSTGVLILFGYGSAFIFSSGAAGITGDMVMGWGQGEYVFMLILCSYIELFLTAAIAFMISSVFRSSGLAIVLSLSIMFTKDIFIAIFNPDRYEWANYLIFAHMNLSNYLVSDTGPGGATLGFAIAVLAVYYVVFMAVSWIVFRKRDVAA
- a CDS encoding polymer-forming cytoskeletal protein, with protein sequence MWNRRQPGASLRSTDSLIGHGGTLEGKVHCDTNLRIEGNFSGEILCEGTVTVGEQGTVHSSIEAQEIIIAGKVYGDVTAQRKLILTGTGQLHGNIAAGSLSITEGSLLNGAVAMTEQPAPETAGGLHTVTAKKTAAKRRESKQSKLEGA
- a CDS encoding M23 family metallopeptidase, whose amino-acid sequence is MKSQPSQEKITLLVMREAGRPVKQLQMSKPFALALPAAAALSLSSLVTSMHIHASRSIAELEAEAAALSLTNIRMELKVADKDQALQQLRGQVSELSEEAESIKDKLKSVTELEEQLQSLINKETTSSAAGSGSSAAIRTENAGAKTYSADTSTSAASGNGRQLLVAGLPDTGAAAAGTHGKVSRLSAGPFIREQLEAVPPAVSPPAAVSPAINFRFQAAATALRRTVNPQVGGEYVAVYENDPQRLVEETKDDFEEIHSIMDEMIGSISSTITQAEKAHKTRADVQAKQAQEKQARLARAVMWPTGSKVITSSFGYRSDPFKGVSAYHSGIDIAGNIGDAVYAALGGVVTSAEQMGARGKYIIIKHDNGLETWYMHLNQMTVTPGERVGKGEQIGMLGSTGRSTGPHLHFQVVKQNKPVNPLNYVKPL
- the cls gene encoding cardiolipin synthase, encoding MRIFAVILCLFIVQLAIITASEFRRPQRALAWICITFCCPPLGLLFYYFLGRDYWQSRKLGNRCVSLLREIRIHVAGKIHRVKQVEDTGNPGFEHRSELLHLFSGLADNPVTSHNRCEVLSGAQEAYKSMLEAMERAQEHIHMEFYIFRDDGIGKQFQELMIRKVRQGVRVRLLCDGLGSHKLSRGFVNTLKNAGVQVYFFLPPLTALPDRRFNYRNHRKILVVDGLTGFTGGMNIGDDYLGKNPKMGYWRDTHLRLEGDAVYHLQYVFLKDWRLAAGDIISHPRFFPDHDCSGRDAVQIVASGPDAAIDATQEMYFASICAARQRIWMTSPYFIPDPAISRALKNAVLSGVDVRIIIPAKPDNKLVYYATLSYLENLQDAGVKFYRYTTGFMHAKVMIIDSLLATVGSANLDMRSFYSNFELTAVLLRPEIITELAEDFSRDLKHSEFIDPKKFRERSRNVKRIESLCQLLSPLL
- a CDS encoding YitT family protein, which codes for MTVSQHIFTSEEQKKPQKSGVFKTARLAQRIVMIVIGAAMMSVALEIFLVPNKLIDGGITGISIMLSHIFNIPLGILLTLLNLPFLVIGYKQIGKTFALSTLFAVVLMSIGTQLLHPVNPITVEPLLAAVFGGVILGVGVGLVVRYGGSLDGTEIVAILVSKKLPFSVGEVVMFFNLFILSGAGFVFGWNNAMFSLIAYYIAFKLIDITLEGLDQSKSVWIISDKFRDIGEALTERLGRGVTYLDGEGGFSGDNKKVIFVVITRLEEAKLKSIVEDWDTEAFIAIGNIHDVKGGRFKKKAIH